A stretch of DNA from Acidimicrobiales bacterium:
CGCTCGGTTACCGAGTCACCCTCCAGTCCGCCGCCTGACAGCCAGAACCTGATTCGGGGCTTACGCCCCGAGGGAGCTCCGCTCCCAACCCCCGCCCGACGCGCCCACGCGCTCACGCGACACCAGTCATTCACGTTTCAGTCTACGAGTGGCCTCGCGGCGGCCGCTATGAGTTCCAGGGCCTCGGGCCACGGAGCGCCGAGCGGCGCCACCACGGCCCACGCGGCGCCCGCCGCCGCGACACCGTCGAGGGTCCGCCGCAGGCGCTCGGCCCCGCCGTCGCCCAGACGGACCTGGCCCGCCCAGGTGACGGGCTGCGCCGCGGCGGCGGCCGCCACCGCCTCGGGAGCGACGGCCCACAGGTTCAGAGCATCCGCCTCGCGTCGGGCCACGGCGGCCGCCGCCTCCGACGCCCCGCCCACCCACGTCGTCACGCCCCGGCGGCGGAGGCGCCGGCACACGTCGGCCAACGACGCCACCCGCTCGGCGCGGGGGCGGAAGGGCGCCCCGTAGGCCAGGTTCTCGGGGCGGCTGTGACGATCGCCGACGCCCAGCCCGGCGATCAGGCGGGGCCCGGCGATGCGGGCCAGCGAGGCGAGCGTGTGCGCCAGGACGGCGTCGGGCAGCACGCCCACCCGGGCCACCAGCGTGCCCACCGCCATCGCGTCGGTCCCGGCGGCGACGGCGGCGGCGAGGGGCAGCCCGGCCAGCGCCGGGCGGGACGGCTGGCCCAGGGGCCACAGGTGGTCGAACACGAAGACGCCGTCGAGGCCCGCCGCCTCCGCCCGCCGCGCCGAGTCCAGCGCCGGCCCGGCGTCCTCCCGGAACTGCGGGAGGGTGACCCCGACCTTCACCCCCGCCCCCGGCCGGTTCCCGGGCCGGTCACGCGTTCAGGCCGGGACGTCCCCGAGACGGCAACGGGGCGGGGGGTCACGGTCCGGGCTCGTCGCCCGCCAGGAGGGCGGCCCCGACGGCGCCCGCGTGCTCGCCCAGGGAGGCGGACACGATGGCGACCGCCGGGCGCCGCCCGCCGCCCATCACCAGCTCGCCGAACGCCCGGCGCACGGGGGCGAGCAGCACCTCGCCCGCCTCGACCAGGCCACCGCCGAGCACGAACGCGGCCGGGTCGAAGACGTTGGCCAGGTTGACCAGTCCCAGGGCCACCCAGCGGGCGAACGCGTCCATGACGCCCATGGCGCCGGCGTCGCCCTCGGCCGCCGCCCGGGTGACGTGCTCCCCGCGGGCCGCCGACGCGTCGCCTCCGGCCAGCTCGGCGATCCGTCCGGACGGGTCGGCGGCCGCCTCCTCCCGGGCCAGGCGTCCCAGGCCGCTGCCCGACGCGAACCGCTCCCAGCACCCCCGCTGGCCACAGGGGCACTCGGGACCGGCGGGGTCGACGACCATGTGGCCGATCTCGCCGGCGAACCCGTTGGCGCCGCGGAGCACCGCGCCACCGGCCACGATGCCCCCGCCGATGCCGGTGCCGAGGGTGACAAGCACGGCGTCGGTGGCGCCTCGGGCGGCGCCCGCGCAGACCTCGCCCCAGCCGGCGGCGGTGGCGTCGTTGTCGACCCTGACGGCGACGCCGGGGAAGCGCTGCATCAGCGCACCGCGCACGTCGAGGTCGACGACCCCGGGAAGGTTGGGCGCGAAGCGCAGGACCCCGGCGGTGTCCACCAGCCCCGGCACGCCCACCCCGATGGCCGAGGCGGGCCCGAGGGCGGCGACCGTCTCGGCCAGCGTGTCGAGCACGGCCGCCTCGCCGACGGGCGTGGGGAGGCGGTGCTCGGCCACCGGCGTCCCGCCCGGGCCCAGGGCGACGCCGAGGCACTTGGTGCCGCCGAGGTCGATGCCGACGCGGCGGGCGGGCCCCGTCAGAACCGCAGCAGGGCGCCGATGCGCCCGAGCACGTCGAGGTCGGCGTTCCCCACGGTGACCTCGACCTTGCAGGACTGCGCGAGGGCCTCCTCGACCGCCTCCTCCACGACGTCGTCCACGCGGTGCATGGACCCCGACGGGCACACCGGGCAGGCGGGGCCGCGCACGGCGAGGTGGCCGCAGGCGTGGCATCGCCAGCCCGGCGCCTCGTAGCCGTCCGACACGAGAAGGGTCTCCACCCGGCGCTCGACGAGGGCGGAGAGCACGGGGGCCAGCCCGGCCACGCCGCCGTTGCCGGCGCCGACGGCGTCCCGCAGGCGGGCGACCAGCCGCGCCTCCTTGTCGCGCTCCACCCGGCTCTCCACCTCGAGGGCGGCCTCGACGATCACCGAGTCGGGGGCGTTCACGGGGACGTTGATGTGCGCCGCCACCCGGCCCTTCAGGTAGGAGTGCAGCTCCTGCTCCAGCTCCTTGGAGATCTCGTCGGGGGCACCGAGGATCAGGTGGTCGTAGTCCTGGTCCTGGAACACCGAGAACGCCACGTCGGCGGCCCGCTTCAGGTGCTGGTGGGCGATCTCGGCGCTGTGGTCGCGGACGTGGTCCTTGTCCCAGTCGCCCCGGTCGTCCTCGTGGCGGGGCAGCTGGTCGAAGCGCTCGCTCTTGTCGACCAGCTGGCCGAGCTCGAACACGAACATGCGGGCCCGCTGCTTGTCGGCCAGGAGCACGCCGAAGCGCTCGTTCTCGTCAAGGACCGCCTCCAGCTGGCGGATGTGGGGCGTGGCGTTGACGACCACCGCGTTGCGGACCGGTACCGGCAGCTCCACCACCTCCCAGAGCCCGCCCCTCGAGCACGAGAACAGGGCCAGCCCGCGGGTCTGGCTGCGGTCCAGGCCGCCCTTGACGTGGGACTCGATCCGGCGCACGTCGCCGACCGCCTCGGGGTGCTGCTCCGTGGCCTGGCGCACCAGCGCCTCCAGGCGGAGCTCGTAGTCGCGTGGGCGGACGAACCGGCGCCCGTCCACGTCGAGGTAGAGCGACACAACCGGGTCGTCACCCCCCTTGAATGATGCAAGCGAGCGAATGACGTCCTGGCTGAGAGCGGCCACGCCACCTCCGTGTCGGGTTCGGTCCAGGGGCCAGGCCGGATGGTAGCCCCGCCCGGGGCACCGTCGAGGTGCCCCGGGCGGGGATGGCGCCGGTCGAGGGCCGGCACCCGCTGCGGTGCCCGCTCAGCGGCTGCGCGACCGCCCGGCGTCCTCGTCGTTCGGGGTGGGCACGGCCACGCCGGCCCGCCGGAGCGCCTCGGGCGACGCGGCGGGGACGTAGCGGCCGAAGCGCACCTCGTAGCCGCCCTTGCGGTCGTCCTTCAGGCTCTCGACCGTCCCCTCGACGGCCAGCGCCGGGTAGGCCACCCGCTGCGGCGTGTCGGCCGGCAGGGCCAGGAGGCCGGCCCGGACGGCGGTGACCACGATGCGCCCGCCCCTCCCGCTCTTCTCCTCGAGGAACGGGTCGGCGAGGAAGGCGGAGAAGGCCTTCTCGGTGCCGCCCGTCCGCACCTCGCGCACGTCCACCACCTTGCGGTGGACGTGGAACATGCGGGCCAGGGTGGGCCGCCCGTCGACGGGGTCGTAGTGGAGGTTCGTCTTGGCACCGGCGCCGATGAGCGGCGTGCCCTCGACGGCGTACGACATGCGCACGGTCGCCCGGCCGGGGCCGGACTCCCGCTCACGTCCCTTCTCGTCGAGCATCGCCCACCGGCCGAGGACGACGTCGACGTCGGCCACGCCGTCGTCGGCCAGGCCGGCGCGGCCGAGCAGCTCCCTGGCCTCGCCGAGGAGGCGGTCGCCGGTGCGCCGGCCCAGCTGGTACGAGATGCCCTCGTCGGTCTCCACCTTCTCGACGTCGGGCCAGTCCCGGCGCTCGTCGTCGAAACGGCTCAGCAGCGGGATGTTGCGGGCACGGACGGCGCCGCTGGCGGCGAAGAACTCCACCTGCCCGGCCTGGCCGGCCAGGGCGTGGCCGAACGGGAGCGTCACCTCGATGGCGTCGTCGATGTCGAGCACCGCCGCCAGCGTGCGCATCGCCTCGACGCGCTCGTGGCTGCACTGGCCCTCGGTGACCGCCGCCGGCATGGCCGACGGGATGTCGGGCAGCTCGACCCGGAAGTCGATGTCCCGGAACGGAATCGGCATGGTGACCCCCTCAGCAGGACCCGCGGGCGGTGAGGAACCGGCGCCCGCTGGTCGGATCGGCCGGCTCCGAGCCCCGGAGCCGCTCGTTGTACGTGGGCGCCGAGTCGCTGGTGGCGCGCAGGTACGCCCACTGCACGCCCGACCCCTCGACGACCTCGTTGGCCTCCGCCCACGCCTCGCGCAGCGGCATGTCCCAGAGCCCGAAGATCGTGTAGTAGGCCCACGCGCCGTAGAAGGCGAACCACCAGCCCCGCGAGTCCTGGCCGCCGCCGGAGTACGAGGAGTTGTGGAACCCGCACATGTAGTGGAGCTTCTGGAACGCCGGGATCCATCGCCCGACGGAGTTCGACGACGTGTGCTCCAACAACGCGCACGCGTGGGTGGCGAAGACCTCCAGGTCGTTCTTGCCGAAGTCGACGGCGTCGGAGGTGCTGACGCTCCCGTCCGACACCGAGAAGCTGTTGGGCGATCCGTGGCTCGACATCATGATGGCGTCGACCTGGTCGCTGCGCTCGGTCCAGTTGGCGGTGGTGACGAAGTCCTTCTCGACGACGCCGGAGTCGCCGTGGTCCTGGGTCCAGTCGAACTGGCTCAGTCCCCCCAGCAGGGATGCGAAGCCCTGGGCCTCGATCCTCCGGCCGTCGATGCCGTCCTTGATCCACCAGGACCCGACGGTTCTCGCCATGGCCCCCCTTTCGCTCGATGGCTGGGGCGCCGGACCCTCGTGACCGCCTTCGCACGGCGGTCCTCACCGGCGCTGGGTGGAGTATGGCAACCGGGAACGACCGTTACAACGGGAGCGACGGTATGTCGGGGTTTGTCGGGGGCCTCGGGTCACTTGGCCCTCGGCGCGGCCCCGCGGCCGTTCCCGTCGGCGGGCGGCGGGGGCGCGGCGGGCGGCTCGACCGGTGCCGCCGGCGGGGCGGGTGACGGTCCCGCCGGCGGGCGGCGGACCGAGCGGGATGTGGGCGTGGGGACCGCCGGCACCGGCCGGGGCGGGAACCGGCCGTGGCGGGCACCCCACAGCCCGGCCAGCCCCTGTCCCCACACGGGAGCGAGGATCCCGAAGGCCAGGCTGGTGTTGGGGCGGGCGGCGGCGGTGGCCAAGGCCAGGGCCACCTCGACGGCCAGCGAGCCGAGCAGCAGGCGGCGCACGCCCGGCGGCGCGCCGTCGAGGAGGAACACGCCGGAGAGGTGGAGCTGCTCGGTGCGGCTGCGGCCGGCGGCGCGCACGAGCGCCCCGGCGAAGGCCACCACGCCGCCCACGAAGAGCACGCCGGCCACCGCCAGCGCGGCCGGCGCGGCGGCCGGACGGGCGGCCGCCAGCCCGGCCGAGAGGGCGAAGCCGGCCGTCCCGGCCAGCGACGCCCTGACGATGTCCTCGCCCTCGGTGATCTCGCCCTCGGTCATCGCTCCAACGGCGCCAGGCAGGCGTCCAGGTCTCGGGCCAGGTCGTCGTACGAGTACCGCTCCACCGCCCGGCGCCGGGCTGCCTCGCCCATGGCGCGGCGGCGGGCGGGGTCGTCGAGCAGGGCGGCGAGCGCGTCGGCCACGGCCCGGGGGTCGGACGGGCGGCGCACCACGATCCCGGTCTCCCCGTCGGCGACCGCCTCCGCCGCTCCCCCGCTGTCGCCCGCCACCTGGGGCACACCGCAGGCCGCCGCCTCCAGGAAGACGATCCCGAACCCCTCCTGCTCCAGCCCGGCCCACCGCGACCGGCACGGGACGGCGAACACGTCGGCGCACCCGTAGGCGGCGGGAAGGCGCTCGTCGTCCACCCGGCCGAGGAACCGCACCGCGCCCCCGTGGCGGGCGCCCAGCTCGCGCAGGCGCGGGAGGTCACGGCCGCTCCCGGCGACGGCGACGACGAGGTCGGGCCGCCCGGGGGCCAGCAGCCCGGCGGCGCGGATCAGGGTGTCCATCCCCTTGCGGGGCACGAGCCGGCTCAGCCCGAGCACCACCCGGGCGTCGCCCGGCAGGCCGAGGCCGGCCCTGGCCTTCGCCCTCCGGTCGGCGTCGAGGGGCACGAAGCGGGCCGAGTCCACCCCGGGCGGCACCACGGTGACGGGCGCCATGCCGTCGCCCGCCGCCCGCCGCGCCTCGGAGGCGGGGTACCCGCCGCCGGCGACGAGGTGGGCGGCGCCCCGCAGCACGCGGGCCAGCGCCGGGCGGGTGACGGGTAGCCGTCCCGGCACGGCCACCTCGGCGCCGTGGAGGACGGCCGCGTACGGGATGCCGAGGTGGGGACCGACCAGGCCCAGCGGGAGCGCCGGGTCCAGCACGACGAGGCCGGCTCCGACGGAGGCGGCCAGGTCGCGGACGCGCCGGGCCAGGCCCGGCGTCGGCAGCAGGACGGGCTGGCGCACCCGCTCGATGCGGAAGGGCTGGGCGGCGTCGAAGGCCGGCGCGTCGGGATGGGGCGTGGTGAGGACCGTCACCCGCTCGGGCGGCAGGCGCCGCCACAGCTCCCACAGGTAGCTCTGGATGCCGCCGACCTTGGGAGGGAAGTCGTTGGTGACGAGGAGGTGACCCACCTCAGGCGGGTCCGGCCGGGGCGGCGACGCCGGTGAGGTCGGAGCGGCCGAGGCGGGCGGCGGCCCACGCCGCGTGCTCGCGCACCATCTCGTCGTCCGACGCCAGTGCCGACCGCAGGGCGTCGAGGACGCGCCGCGAGCGGGCGTCGCCCGCGTTGCCCAGCGCCACCAGGGCGTTGCGTCGCAGGTACCGCGGCTGGCGGCGGGGCACGTACCAGCGGCCGAAGCGGGCCATCAGCGCGGCGTCGTCCGCCTCCAGCATCTCCACCAGGGGCACCCACGCCTCGTCGCCGGGGCGGGCGGGCGGAGGCGGGACGACCCGTTCGGCGGCCCGGTTCTCCGGGCACGCGGCCTGGCAGTCGTCGCACCCGTAGACCCGGTCGCCGAGCGCCTCCCGGAACTCGACGGGGAAGCTCCCGGGCGCTTCCAGCAGCCACGCCAGGCAGCGCCGCGCG
This window harbors:
- a CDS encoding LLM class flavin-dependent oxidoreductase, whose product is MKVGVTLPQFREDAGPALDSARRAEAAGLDGVFVFDHLWPLGQPSRPALAGLPLAAAVAAGTDAMAVGTLVARVGVLPDAVLAHTLASLARIAGPRLIAGLGVGDRHSRPENLAYGAPFRPRAERVASLADVCRRLRRRGVTTWVGGASEAAAAVARREADALNLWAVAPEAVAAAAAAQPVTWAGQVRLGDGGAERLRRTLDGVAAAGAAWAVVAPLGAPWPEALELIAAAARPLVD
- a CDS encoding ROK family protein: MQGRGHRGERRPRRARAHRRPAAVLTGPARRVGIDLGGTKCLGVALGPGGTPVAEHRLPTPVGEAAVLDTLAETVAALGPASAIGVGVPGLVDTAGVLRFAPNLPGVVDLDVRGALMQRFPGVAVRVDNDATAAGWGEVCAGAARGATDAVLVTLGTGIGGGIVAGGAVLRGANGFAGEIGHMVVDPAGPECPCGQRGCWERFASGSGLGRLAREEAAADPSGRIAELAGGDASAARGEHVTRAAAEGDAGAMGVMDAFARWVALGLVNLANVFDPAAFVLGGGLVEAGEVLLAPVRRAFGELVMGGGRRPAVAIVSASLGEHAGAVGAALLAGDEPGP
- a CDS encoding DUF6345 domain-containing protein, with amino-acid sequence MARTVGSWWIKDGIDGRRIEAQGFASLLGGLSQFDWTQDHGDSGVVEKDFVTTANWTERSDQVDAIMMSSHGSPNSFSVSDGSVSTSDAVDFGKNDLEVFATHACALLEHTSSNSVGRWIPAFQKLHYMCGFHNSSYSGGGQDSRGWWFAFYGAWAYYTIFGLWDMPLREAWAEANEVVEGSGVQWAYLRATSDSAPTYNERLRGSEPADPTSGRRFLTARGSC
- a CDS encoding glycosyltransferase family 4 protein, producing MGHLLVTNDFPPKVGGIQSYLWELWRRLPPERVTVLTTPHPDAPAFDAAQPFRIERVRQPVLLPTPGLARRVRDLAASVGAGLVVLDPALPLGLVGPHLGIPYAAVLHGAEVAVPGRLPVTRPALARVLRGAAHLVAGGGYPASEARRAAGDGMAPVTVVPPGVDSARFVPLDADRRAKARAGLGLPGDARVVLGLSRLVPRKGMDTLIRAAGLLAPGRPDLVVAVAGSGRDLPRLRELGARHGGAVRFLGRVDDERLPAAYGCADVFAVPCRSRWAGLEQEGFGIVFLEAAACGVPQVAGDSGGAAEAVADGETGIVVRRPSDPRAVADALAALLDDPARRRAMGEAARRRAVERYSYDDLARDLDACLAPLER